A stretch of the Aphis gossypii isolate Hap1 chromosome 2, ASM2018417v2, whole genome shotgun sequence genome encodes the following:
- the LOC114120147 gene encoding uncharacterized protein LOC114120147, with product MGTYLSKPVTDKESHDTDNDWLSCGSSSMQGWRESQEDAHNCLLDFDKKVALFAVYDGHGGAEVAQYAAENLPALVKNTLYDNQDFEQALIKAFMDFDDSLIEFPVVEKLVALREDVSEECADEEEEREELNELYEEAKMPIEDIILKYKNKIIENMDKKKEKEMKELEDAKEKETEDAAITRNDACGSSSSSSNITVTDDKTNVGNGIDECKSKASAAESSSSAKVNSSSNDDADDKNSEAECGPSSSNGFNGVEQLPPSLCIINDDSEDDTDVDDDDDDYDDGDVAIDPELLREKYNLESDSDSDVEEEDEEEEEEDELSMDRFSEDEDKPGKDSGCTAVMALLVNNKLYVANAGDSRCVVSVGGKAHDMSKDHKPEDEPELKRINKAGGRVSSDGRVNGGLNLSRALGDHNYKKNKDLPNTEQMITALPDVTVLDITPDDNNFIVLACDGIWNSLSSQEVVDFISERINKPDTKLSSICEELFEQCLAPNTLSDGTGCDNMTCIIVKLKQKQKRSRSDEEDNSEGGEYKKQKSEDSIESESVH from the exons ATGGGCACGTATTTGAGCAAGCCGGTCACCGACAAGGAATCTCACGACACCGACAACGACTGGCTGTCTTGCGGTTCTAGTTCCATGCAAGGCTGGCGCGAGTCTCAAGAG gaCGCGCACAACTGTCTGCTGGACTTTGACAAGAAAGTGGCACTTTTTGCTGTATATGATGGACACGGTGGGGCTGAAGTTGCCCAGTATGCAGCCGAAAATTTGCCTGCCTTAGTTAAAAACACATTGTATGATAACCAAGACTTTGAACAAGCTTTAATAAAAGCATTCATGGATTTTGACGACAGTCTAATTGAGTTTCCTGTTGTTGAAAAATTAGTTGCTCTTCGAGAAGATGTTAGTGAAGAATGTG ccGATGAAGAAGAAGAAAGAGAAGAACTTAATGAACTTTATGAAGAAGCTAAAATGCCAAttgaagatataatattaaagtataaaaataaaataattgaaaatatggaTAAGAAAAAAGAGAAAGAAATGAAAGAATTAGAAGAtgcaaaagaaaaagaaacagAAGACGCAGCTA ttactaGAAATGATGCCTGTGGTTctagcagcagcagcagcaacataACTGTTacag ATGATAAGACAAATGTTGGTAATGGAATTGATGAATGTAAATCAAAAGCTTCAGCAGCTGAAAGTTCATCAAGTGCTAAAGTTAATAGTTCGTCAAATGATGATGCGGATGATAAAAATAGTGAAGCTGAATGCGGTCCTAGCAGTAGCAATGGATTTAATGGCGTTGAACAACTTCCTCCATCCTtgtgtataattaatgatgattCAGAAGATGACACAGAcgttgatgatgatgatgatgattatGATGATGGTGACGTTGCTATTGATCCAGAATTACttcgtgaaaaatataatct tgaatcAGATTCAGACAGTGATGTAGAAGAAGAAgatgaagaagaagaagaagaagacgAACTCTCAATGGATAGATTCAGCGAAGACGAGGATAag CCAGGAAAGGATAGTGGTTGTACAGCAGTAATGGCTCTATTAGTAAACAATAAACTTTATGTTGCTAATGCTGGAGATTCAAGATGTGTTGTTTCTGTTGGGGGTAAAGCTCATGATATGTCAAAAGATCACAAACCTGAAGATGAACCAGAATTAAAAAGGATTAATAAAGCTGGTGGCAGAGTTTCAAGTGATGGAAGGGTGAATGGAGGTTTAAATCTGTCTAGAGctttag gtgatcataattataaaaaaaataaagatcttCCAAATACTGAACAAATGATAACAGCTCTACCTGATGTGACTGTCTTGGACATAACACcggatgataataattttatagtgttAGCTTGTGATGGTATCTGGAATTCATTAAGCAGCCAGGAAgttgttgattttatttcgGAACGTATTAACAAACCAGATACaaaattatcatcaatttGTGAAGAA ttgtttGAACAATGTTTGGCACCCAATACATTAAGTGATGGTACTGGCTGTGACAATATGACATGTATCATTGtcaagttaaaacaaaaacaaaagcgTTCTCGTTCAGATGAGGAGGATAATTCAGAAGGTGGcgagtataaaaaacaaaaatcagaaGATTCAATTGAATCTGAATCTGTACATTAA
- the LOC114120152 gene encoding syntenin-1-like, with the protein MSLYPSLEDLKLDEFIKTQNQIVQHNENPPPFMAICPPHPSGMDQESLNAMYPILNDYMGLELSILAQNNSIDIPSQNSQSKNNVVATPFQDNVVQVTNGVRKLVLCKDGKGQIGLKMSTFNNGIFVSVVVQESPAAKAGLRFGDQILQINEVFVAGMSVDKVNKIFRECSVNNICVIVRDRPLERTINLYKDRAGQIGFQFKNGKINNIVKDSSAARNGVLTDHQLLEINGQNIIGMKDKQVVDIIANAADCITITIIPVSIYEHMMKKIAPSLIKNIMDHSTI; encoded by the exons ATGTCACTGTATCCTTCTTTGGAAGATTTAAAATTGGACGAATTTATTAAG ACACAAAATCAAATTGTCCAACATAATGAAAATCCACCTCCGTTTATGGCTATCTGTCCACCTCATCCATCGGGTATGGATCAAGAATCATTAAACGCCATGTACCCGATACTCAATGATTATATGGGATTAGAGCTTAGTATCTTAGCACAAAATAACAGCATTGACATTCCTTCCCAGAATAgccaatcaaaaaataatgttgtagcTACTCCTTTCCAGGATAATGTAGTGCAAGTGACAAATGGTGTTCGTAAG ttgGTGTTATGTAAAGATGGGAAAGGCCAAATAGGATTAAAAATGTCCACATTCAACAATGGAATATTTGTTAGTGTTGTAGTACAAGAAAGTCCTGCTGCTAAGGCTGGTTTAAGATTTGGTgatcaaatattacaaataaatgaaGTTTTTGTTGCGGGAATGAGTGTTGACAAAGTCAACAAAATTTTTAGAGAATGTTCAGTTAATAACATTTGTGTTATTGTCAGAGACAG gccTTTGGAACGtactataaatttgtataaagacCGTGCTGGCCAGATTGGATTTCAAttcaaaaatggtaaaattaataatattgtcaaagaTTCATCAGCAGCTCGTAATGGAGTGCTCACAGATCATCAGTTATTGGAAATCAatggacaaaatattatcggCATGAAAGACAAACAAGTAGTAGACATTATTGCTAATGCTGCAGACTGTATTACTATAACAATCATTCCAGTATCGATTTATGAACACATGATGAAaaa gATTGCTCCATCATTGATCAAGAACATAATGGATCATTCaacaatataa